In the Streptomyces sp. SJL17-4 genome, CGCGGAGCGCAGCCGGTGTACCCCTTCCTGCCGGCGGCCTCTGACGTGCGTCGCCGACGGGACCGGTGACGCAACCCCGTGAGAGCCCGCCGCCACTCACTCCGAAGGAGAGGGCGTCGTGACCGCGGAGACCTCCCAGACGCTCGACCGGGGACTCAGAGTCCTCAAACTGCTCGCCGACACCGACCACGGCCTGACCGTCACCGAGTTGTCCAACAAACTCGGTGTCAACCGGACCGTCGTCTACCGTCTGCTCGCCACCCTCGAGCAGCACGCCCTCGTCCGCCGTGACCTCGGCGGGCGCGCCCGCGTCGGCCTCGGCGTGCTCCGGCTCGGCCGCCAGGTCCACCCCCTCGTGCGGGAGGCCGCGCTGCCCGCGCTGCGCTCGCTCGCCGAGGACATCGGGGCGACGGCCCATCTGACGCTGGTCGACGGCGCGGAGGCACTCGCGGTCGCGGTCGTCGAACCGACCTGGACCGACTACCACGTCGCCTACCGGGCCGGCTTCCGTCACCCGCTCGACCGGGGCGCGGCCGGCCGCGCCATCCTCGCCGCCCGCCAGGGCGGCCTGATCGAACCGGGCTTCACACTCACCCACGGCGAGCTGGAGGCGGGCGCGAGCGGTGCGGCCGCGCCGCTCGTCGGCGTGACGGGCGTGGAGGGCAGCGTCGGAGTCGTGATGCTCGCGGACGCGGTGCCGGAGCGGGTCGGGCCGAG is a window encoding:
- a CDS encoding helix-turn-helix domain-containing protein translates to MTAETSQTLDRGLRVLKLLADTDHGLTVTELSNKLGVNRTVVYRLLATLEQHALVRRDLGGRARVGLGVLRLGRQVHPLVREAALPALRSLAEDIGATAHLTLVDGAEALAVAVVEPTWTDYHVAYRAGFRHPLDRGAAGRAILAARQGGLIEPGFTLTHGELEAGASGAAAPLVGVTGVEGSVGVVMLADAVPERVGPRVVDAAREVADALR